GGAGAAGATGCCTCAATACGCTGAACTGCTTCAGTGTTGAAACAGCTCATCACTTTGTAAATTGACTGCCTTGACAGCGTCTTCAACACATTTGCTCTGACATACTCATTTTGGTAAAAGTTATATTTAGGACTTGCTACGGAAAATGAGCTGTTCTGTAAGAGAAGTCAAGGGAATATTGCGACAAGTAGGATACTTGTCAAATCCCACTTTTTTTCTACAATCTCCACAAATGCTGGCGGACTGTCGTCATATTAGCAAATTTTGCCTAAATTTAGCATGCAAAAAAATTTTCATTGACTGACGTGATGTGTGGCCAAGTATAGTGTCGCATACTCGAAACATGAAATGGGCAGCCATTTTTGCTGCGGAGCCAAGGGAGCAGTTTGGGGTTAGTGCTTTGCTCAAGGGTCTTACCTCAGTAGTGATATTGAAGGTGGAAGAGAGCACTGTACTTTCACCCCTTACCTACAATTCCTGCCAGTACTGagactcaaacccacaacctttgggttacaattCTGACTCTCTAATCATTAGGCCACAAAGGCCCCCAAATTTGTGTTCCCTGACCGTGAATTGAACCGCCAAATCCTAACCACTACACCACCAGAGAGTGCAGCATTGTATAAAGCACAGCTCACAAAGATGTTTTAAACCAAGTAGCTTGGCCATCACATGCCCGACTTAAACATGAGAAAATGTGGGGAAATTTTTTGAAGAAAATTCCTGATTCTTATTGATTGATACACTTTTTCCAATGATGTAGGTTGTCATCATCTCTTATGTCGTAGTGATGGATGTTGCTAATTCCTAATGGTTAGACCCAAAGtattattgtaataaaattttgtATTCCCTGACCAGGAATCAATCCTGGGCCACGGCGGTGAGAGCACCGGATCCTAACCACCTAATCATTGGGGAGTGTAGCATTGTATAAAGCACAGCTCACAAAAAAGTCAGTTTTTAAAACCAAGTAGCTTTATCACATGACTAACCTAAACATGAGGAAATGTGGGAAAAAGTTTCATCCTCACAGAGAATTCTTGATTGTGAGGAATTCTGTTGAAATGACTATTTCTCCCACAAAAATATGTTGAACAATGTAAAATATGACCACCCCCTAAAACTGTCATCATGTCCGCAAGTTTTCTGCATTATTGATTGTCACACTTTTTCCAATGATACAGTATAGGTTGTCATCTCCTCTTATGTCCAAGTGATCCAAAGTAttattatctttaaaaaaatgttatcacCTGACTGgcaatcgaacccgggccgcagCAATGAGAGCGCCAAATCCTAACCATTAAACCATTAGGGAGTATAGCAATATGTAAAGCACAGCTCACAAAGAAGTCAGTTTCAAACCAAGTAGCTTTCTGTCAGTCATCACATGACCGACATAAACATGAGGAAATATAGGGAAATGTTTCGTCCTCACATGCAATTCCTGATTGTGTGGATTTCTATTGAAATGACTGGATCTGACCACCCCCTAAAACTGACGTCATGTGCGCAAGTTTTCCCGCATGGACTCTTATTGATTGTTACTCTTTTTCCAATGATATAGGTTGCCATCTCCTTTCACGTCGTAGTGATGGATGTTGCTAGTATTGTTGTCATAGTTTGGTTAATTTTGATTGGTTGGTATACAGCACCCAGAGTAGGGGCACGTCATCTTGCAACGATCCTGAACGCTGTTGACTTATGACGGTCTAGCCAAGCCAAGGACAAAAACATAAAGAATCATTTGAGGGACAAATGAGCCTTCGAGATGCAACATCATTAAGAGCCACATGAAGCTTGTTGAGTACCAAGGCTGTAGAAGATGTGCCTCTTTTCGCTTCAGTAAAGCCTATCAGCCAGAGTAAATGAAGATAAGCGAGGCCAGTTGTTGGTTTTGGCTGTCCTCTAGAATAAGTTAGAAAGTCTCGGAAAGGTATTCTCCTCTCTGATGGCCTTTGATCACCATCCTAAATCATTTGTGTAGACCTGGACTAGCATGCTTCAGACACTTTCTCCCTGTCTCTAGGTATATTCCTCTCTCGCTTTATATCTAGCCATCTCCTGTTTTTTCCACCATTTTCGTTGTCTCTTTATCACCCTGTCTAACCTATGGCCAGCCCCGAAGTCCCTGTCCTCGCCAGCTGACTGCAGTTTGATACGTCAAGACAGATCAATAGAGACTTGGACAGCGGCCAAGGGGACTAAGACACATCAGCTCCTGCCAACAACCCCCTCCCATTGTCCTGAATAGCGCCTGTGGGGAGGAACTGGTTTGTGGAGGAATATATGTAGCTATCCTTAGTTATCGTGAGGTGCGATGCTACCCACTTTGCCCTGCTCCTCATGAGATGCATAGCAGAAAAGAGAGTGATGGTAATCTTTAATCACACTTGCTCTGGCTGAATGATGATTCGCACCACAGCACTTTAGATAACCTTCAGTTACCATCCGTGGCCTCTTAGATTTTTCTCCTTTTAACCTTTCTGTGTCAATCAGTTTTTTCCCCAAAAGATTGGCCTTCATACTCTTGTGCTTAACCTTGCAGAAAAGACACAATTAAGATGTATTCAAACGCATTTCAGGGTCTAACAGTCAGGTTTCATCCTGCATTGTTCGTCGGGTTGTGCTGAGATCAGCCAGCACCGGTGTAGATTGACCTCTGTTGAGTTTTAGAGACGTCCGCAATCTTGCAGCCAGTGCGGCGAGACGGTTGTTATTCCTGTCCTCCCTTCCCTCATCACACTTATTGGGCACGAttcattgatttatttaaaaatgatttaatgtCTGTCGCTCTAAAACATTGTGTTTCAGGGATGACATTGTTTTGGGCTACCATTGTAAGTAATACAGCATTTCTAAAATCGGAAAGTTCTAAAAGTTTAACGTTAATAGGGTTACTTCAATTATGAGTTGAAAATTAAGTGTTGGGATAATACGTCAAGACGTTCTCAAGGGTTACTTACAAGGTCCACCACCCAAACTGCTGAAagatacattttaatataaaaaataccaACATATTTTGGGGATCAACTTCACTCTGGTTTCATCCTCCACTGTTCATCCATTAGTGCTGAGATCAGCTCACGCTGGTTTAGAATCGACCTCTGCTGAGTTTCAGACACGGCCGCTATCTTGCGGCCTATGAGGCGAGACGGTTGTCATCTCCTGCCTTCCCTCATCACATGCTACATGGATATGAGTTATTTCTGCCACAATGGAGTCTGACAGCTGTGTTTTCCTCGTCTTCTCATTACCCTGGTCTTTTGTTCCCTCTCTCTACTCTAAATTAATCAAAGTAGCAATCAAGCATCGTAAGATTCTTTAAAGTTCTTTTTTCCGCACCTCTGCAGGTATTAATATTTTGTACAGCATTTGATTAGTGGATTCAATTATTCAATTTTCTTCTAGTGGCAGAAACTGTTACAACATTAACACCTTTTAGATTCAACGGTCTTTGTTTCACTGACAAAGACGCACTTTAGAAGAGATCGTAATTTTAGAGCTTAATACATACCCAGATGGTTTTgttgaattatattttaacaaaGGAGTCGTGTTATAGTTTTAATTAGCTATTCTCTTTCGGAATACAATTTCTTTCTGAAATTATTTGTTTGTCATTTAGGTGATTTTTATGAACAATGCTTTATATGGATATTGATGATTGAAGGATCAAACAGTAGATTCCCTTCATCTCATATACAATTAAAACCAGGATGTCGCATGTACGTTAAGAACTTGTTGCTCATTTCAGGAGTCGCTAATAGTTGACTTATTACTTGTACTCATTTGGCGCGGCCCAGCAGAGACAGCAAGAGAAAGTTTGTGTCTTGGCTTCGGATTTAACTTCATCACATTCACAATCTTTCATCACTTGTCCACCGTCCTCATCCTTGAGTGCACGTTCAGTCTGTCGCAAAATTGATGCCTCCATTGTGAGCTTTCAGCCTTGCTCATCTATTTCCTAATAGTCACTTGTGGTTATTGATTGATGCCACGTCCTCAAATCCCTCAGAGCACTAAATGCATTACCATTGGCATTGTAGCGTATGTTGCAGTGCATCATTTGTGTGATTTGTGTAATTCCATAACATATTTTCCACCCTGCTGTAAGTACCGTCAAAGTTTGATTATCAAATTTTATGTTTCCTGCAGATGTCTTCCTAACTACTGCGAACATGATGGGGAATGTTCTCAGTCCTGGAACACGTTCTTCTGTGACTGCTCGGGAACTGGATACACGGGAGCCACCTGTCATAACTGTGAGTTGACAAAAGCAACAAACAAAATCTGCTACAAACTCTCTCAACTCTCAGGTTTTGGCATTGATGAAAAAGCAGTTGAAacactttatttatattttcagctCTTCTGAAGTTAGTAATACTGTTTAAAAAATGGAAAGCAACCAAACGTGTTCTCAACAATGGTAAATAAACAGTTTTCCTTCTTTGATGATGTTCAATATGAACTGATTTGAGgtttttgttgctgtttttttCCTGGTCAGCCATCTTTGAACCCTCCTGCGAGGCCCACCGGCTCACAGGAAGTGCCTCAGGCTTTTTCTCAATCGATCCTGA
This DNA window, taken from Garra rufa unplaced genomic scaffold, GarRuf1.0 hap1_unplaced_685, whole genome shotgun sequence, encodes the following:
- the LOC141317306 gene encoding contactin-associated protein-like 5, whose product is MRSVIINNQPINFYMVQQGLLGNYSKLQFDICGIRDRCLPNYCEHDGECSQSWNTFFCDCSGTGYTGATCHNSIFEPSCEAHRLTGSASGFFSIDPDGSGPLKSTVVYCNIT